The Pseudodesulfovibrio cashew genomic sequence TTGCCGAGAAATACGGCCTGGACCTGACCCTGACCAGCAAGGTGGTGGACCCGGCCTTCGCCTTCATGACCGTGGACAAGGACGGCAAGATCCGCATGGACTGCTCCTCGCCCTATGCCATGGCCTCGCTCATCCGGCACAAGGACGCCTACGACATCGCCTTCGGCAACGACCCGGACTATGACCGGCACGGCATTGTCACCCGCAGCTCCGGCCTGCTCAATCCCAACCACTACCTGGCCGTGGCCGTAAACTATCTTTTCACCCACCGGCCGGACTGGCCCGTGTCGGCCGCCATAGGCAAGACCGTGGTCTCCAGTTCCATGATAGACCGCGTGGCCGCGGACCTGGGCCGCCGCCTGCACGAGGTGCCGGTGGGCTTCAAGTGGTTTGTGGATGGACTGCGGGACGGGTCCTGTGCATTCGGCGGCGAGGAATCCGCCGGGGCGGCCTTCGTTCGCCTGAACGGGAGAGTGTGGACCACGGACAAGGACGGCATCATCCTCGACCTGCTGGCCGCCGAGATCACGGCCCGCACAGGACGCGATCCGGGCGAGGCGTATACGGAACTGGAAGCGCGGTTCGGATCACCGGTCTACGAGCGCATGGAGGCTCCGGCCAACCGGGAACAGAAGGCGGCCTTCAAGGCCCTGACCCCGGAAATGGTCACCGCCGACACTCTGGCGGGCGAACCCATCACGGCCAGGCTGACCCATGCCCCGGGCAACGGCGCGCCCATAGGCGGTCTCAAGGTGACCACCGAGAACGGCTGGTTCGCGGCAAGGCCCTCGGGAACCGAGGACATCTACAAGATCTACGCTGAATCCTTCAAGGGCACGGACCACCTGCGGGCCATCCAGTCGGAGGCGCAGGAAATCGTTTCGGCTCTGTTCTAAAGGACGTCAGGAACTCAGCTCAACGCAGGCTGTCATCCAACTCATGGAGCATCGTGCGCAGCCTGCCGCTTTCCCGCATCTGGAACAGGGCGGTATTGAACGCCTGCCAGAGCTGGTAGGCGTAAGAAGTGTGCTTGCTGAAAATGACCCGGTAGAGTGACGTGCGCAAGGGCTTGGGGTGCGGCGCGAACGCACTGGAATATACCATGTTGCCGGATTCCTTGATCGCCGACAGAAAG encodes the following:
- the pgm gene encoding phosphoglucomutase (alpha-D-glucose-1,6-bisphosphate-dependent) — protein: MALHELAGLPAPQELLVNIPRLVSAYYLTKPDPTEPGCRISFGTSGHRGSSLDGSFNEDHILAVTQAVCEHRAQAGIDGPLFLGMDTHALSEPALATALEVFAANGVTVYIQEGLGYTPTPVISHAILTWNRGRETGLADGVVITPSHNPPRDGGYKYNPPQGGPADTATTGAIQDRANQLLEKDLEGVRRMPFERALKAATTVHHDYIAPYVADLETVVDMAAIRATGLKIGVDPMGGSGIAFWEPIAEKYGLDLTLTSKVVDPAFAFMTVDKDGKIRMDCSSPYAMASLIRHKDAYDIAFGNDPDYDRHGIVTRSSGLLNPNHYLAVAVNYLFTHRPDWPVSAAIGKTVVSSSMIDRVAADLGRRLHEVPVGFKWFVDGLRDGSCAFGGEESAGAAFVRLNGRVWTTDKDGIILDLLAAEITARTGRDPGEAYTELEARFGSPVYERMEAPANREQKAAFKALTPEMVTADTLAGEPITARLTHAPGNGAPIGGLKVTTENGWFAARPSGTEDIYKIYAESFKGTDHLRAIQSEAQEIVSALF